From the Entomomonas sp. E2T0 genome, one window contains:
- a CDS encoding DUF2339 domain-containing protein has translation MQWILMLVGGAVGLLMDQSLVSSLMGAIFGLVLGFSSRIQNLASENKKQEKELQLLKAQLEQNQQSIAKQIIHINKQLHTFTSDDKQTEPVVSQTKFTEPASPIVANQKPIEQPVSIKPISIKPITEQNTQQHKHIDTISKPLPSTLEKAPDSIITQDIQLPAKQTIDTTSIASTITTQNIEQPAKQQQPQPINQTAPAVNTPIDPVKKQPPIRKPAPLKTTVNENNIDIFGMARNWLFGGNTILRIGAIILFLGLAFLLRYATEGMTFPIEGRYIGVAIGGLVLISLGWRLRNRVNNYGLILQGTGVAVLYLTCYAAMYLHKLLPANTVFILLLFITISSALLAIFQNSLSLAAAAAFGGFAAPILASSGGGSHVALFSYFVLLNTSILTIAWFKTWRLLNLIGFVGTFGIGFAWGIKSYTPDLFWSTEPFLIVFFIMYIVIGLLFARRKLYDAKHAPDDRNALLQWSVRQTDYIDATVIFGTPIVGFGLQYSLINHIEYGFAISSFILGIFYLLQAFAFYKFGSKRISLLTETCLALGVVFTSLTIPLAFNASWTSASWAMEGAGIFWVSLRQQRKIGRLFAVFLQFAAAIAFLTEINLGNQTLLAGSSLGALMLGIALLFSFYQAEKYYADLESTERSLTTMFSITGLSFIYLIAPLHFMQQGTAVSWAVAGIVTMWLGLRIKSSLFFNYGLIIQVLASFVFITGINSQYLGSAINADWYQLITCMIFGLLLLTNGLFITEDNGNPQNQTLRYNINIILLLGLIFTNLAILFVLPWQIVASCWSISGLFIFVLAVRFNLILPFYFSLALQVIATLTFAHNIPATTDLPAFGHISFWTPIILSIVALFASWRIQQPISIKMLQQTVQPISRILLIWGVGWWGFAFLSEITRVADTSWQSTWLLLTTAISLFLSGLIAKRFQWRDLVLVTGLLVPIACTIFSNNYLSPFSQFGWLAWGMVFAVHFFNLKRLNELLPDNVLSLCHIVGLWLLITVLTTALNQLLPIVSITNANAWHWLVWMFIPSCWLLLICYKQNLPWPINSFSREYCFIASLPIAALTLAWFWLANTFSTGNIPNIPYIPLLNPLELGLLLSLASSVWWLYKHLNEFEITTKTTRRITQIIIGISLFALSTAIVFRTAFHWAHVPFHFEDQVQSMIVQASLSILWTSIALALMIAGHKKVYRELWLIGASLIAVVVVKLFFIELSNSGSLARIISFTIVGILLLIVGYFAPLPPKQQEPQEIP, from the coding sequence ATGCAGTGGATTTTAATGTTGGTTGGAGGAGCTGTTGGTTTACTTATGGATCAATCCCTTGTATCCTCATTAATGGGAGCAATTTTTGGATTAGTACTTGGTTTTAGTTCTCGTATTCAAAACTTGGCCAGTGAGAATAAAAAACAAGAAAAAGAATTACAATTATTAAAAGCTCAACTAGAGCAAAATCAGCAATCCATTGCTAAACAAATTATCCATATTAATAAACAGCTACACACCTTCACTAGCGATGATAAACAAACAGAACCTGTTGTTTCTCAAACTAAATTTACAGAACCAGCCTCACCAATAGTTGCTAACCAAAAACCTATAGAACAGCCAGTTTCTATTAAACCTATAAGCATTAAACCAATTACAGAACAAAATACCCAACAACATAAACATATAGATACTATTAGTAAGCCACTACCATCAACTTTAGAGAAAGCTCCTGATAGTATAATTACACAAGATATTCAGCTCCCAGCCAAACAAACAATTGATACCACTTCTATTGCCAGTACTATTACTACTCAAAATATAGAGCAACCAGCTAAACAACAACAGCCACAACCAATAAACCAAACAGCACCAGCTGTAAATACACCTATAGACCCAGTCAAGAAACAACCTCCTATTAGGAAACCAGCACCATTAAAAACCACAGTTAATGAAAACAATATAGATATATTTGGTATGGCCCGTAATTGGTTATTTGGAGGTAATACTATATTACGTATAGGTGCCATTATTTTATTTCTTGGGCTTGCCTTTTTATTACGTTATGCCACTGAAGGAATGACCTTCCCCATTGAAGGCCGTTACATAGGTGTTGCCATTGGTGGCTTAGTATTAATTAGTTTAGGTTGGCGATTACGCAATAGAGTGAATAACTATGGCCTTATTTTACAGGGTACTGGTGTTGCTGTACTTTATCTAACCTGTTATGCAGCCATGTATTTACACAAATTATTACCTGCTAATACTGTTTTTATCTTATTATTATTTATTACTATTTCATCTGCCCTACTCGCTATTTTCCAAAACTCTCTTAGTTTAGCAGCTGCTGCAGCTTTCGGAGGCTTTGCCGCACCTATTTTAGCCTCATCAGGTGGAGGTAGCCATGTTGCCTTGTTTAGCTACTTTGTGTTGTTGAATACTAGTATTCTAACTATTGCATGGTTTAAAACATGGCGTCTGTTAAATCTAATTGGTTTTGTAGGCACATTTGGAATAGGTTTTGCTTGGGGTATAAAATCTTATACGCCTGATTTATTCTGGAGTACTGAGCCTTTCCTAATTGTTTTCTTTATTATGTATATTGTAATAGGCTTATTATTCGCTCGCCGAAAACTCTACGATGCCAAACATGCGCCAGATGACCGTAATGCTCTATTGCAATGGTCAGTTCGACAAACTGACTATATTGACGCAACTGTTATCTTTGGTACACCAATTGTAGGGTTTGGCTTACAATACTCCCTTATCAACCATATTGAATATGGTTTTGCTATTAGCTCCTTTATTTTGGGTATTTTTTATTTACTACAAGCTTTTGCTTTCTATAAGTTTGGTAGTAAACGTATCTCATTACTAACCGAAACTTGTTTAGCGCTAGGCGTAGTATTTACGAGTTTAACCATTCCACTTGCATTTAATGCTAGTTGGACTTCTGCTTCTTGGGCGATGGAAGGCGCTGGAATTTTCTGGGTTAGCTTAAGACAACAACGCAAAATTGGTCGATTATTTGCGGTATTTTTACAATTTGCTGCAGCCATTGCTTTTCTTACTGAAATTAACCTAGGCAACCAAACATTATTAGCTGGCTCTTCACTGGGAGCTTTAATGCTAGGTATCGCTTTACTATTTAGTTTTTATCAAGCAGAGAAATATTATGCAGATTTAGAGAGCACAGAACGAAGCTTAACTACCATGTTTAGTATTACAGGTCTTAGCTTTATCTATTTAATAGCCCCATTGCACTTTATGCAACAAGGAACTGCTGTAAGTTGGGCAGTTGCGGGCATTGTTACAATGTGGTTAGGGTTAAGAATCAAATCTTCTCTTTTCTTTAATTATGGGTTAATCATTCAAGTACTAGCAAGTTTTGTGTTTATTACGGGAATAAATAGTCAATATTTAGGTTCTGCAATCAATGCCGATTGGTATCAACTCATTACATGTATGATATTTGGCTTACTATTACTCACTAATGGCTTATTTATAACTGAAGATAATGGTAATCCACAAAATCAAACATTACGCTATAACATAAACATTATTCTATTATTAGGATTAATTTTTACTAACCTTGCCATTCTATTTGTATTACCTTGGCAAATCGTAGCAAGTTGTTGGTCTATCAGTGGGTTATTTATTTTCGTATTAGCTGTTCGCTTTAACCTTATACTACCTTTCTATTTTAGCTTAGCTTTACAAGTCATCGCTACACTAACATTTGCTCATAACATACCTGCTACAACTGATTTACCAGCATTTGGCCATATTAGTTTCTGGACTCCGATTATTCTTAGTATCGTTGCATTATTTGCCTCATGGCGAATACAACAACCCATTTCAATAAAAATGCTTCAACAAACAGTGCAACCTATTTCTCGAATATTATTAATTTGGGGAGTTGGCTGGTGGGGCTTTGCTTTTTTAAGTGAAATAACACGTGTTGCTGATACAAGTTGGCAATCTACTTGGTTATTATTAACAACAGCTATTAGTCTATTTTTATCTGGCTTGATCGCTAAACGTTTTCAATGGAGAGATCTAGTTCTAGTAACAGGACTACTTGTACCTATAGCATGCACCATTTTCAGCAATAATTACCTCTCTCCTTTTAGCCAATTTGGCTGGTTAGCTTGGGGAATGGTATTTGCTGTACACTTCTTTAATTTAAAACGATTAAATGAACTATTACCAGATAATGTTTTATCTCTCTGCCATATTGTTGGTCTATGGTTATTAATAACTGTCTTAACCACTGCACTAAATCAGCTACTACCTATAGTATCTATAACAAATGCTAATGCTTGGCATTGGTTAGTTTGGATGTTTATTCCTAGTTGTTGGCTATTACTTATCTGTTATAAACAAAACCTACCGTGGCCTATCAATAGCTTTAGTAGAGAGTATTGTTTTATTGCTTCTTTACCGATAGCTGCATTAACTTTAGCTTGGTTCTGGTTAGCTAATACTTTTAGTACGGGTAATATCCCTAATATCCCTTATATTCCTTTACTAAACCCATTAGAGCTAGGGCTATTGTTATCCTTAGCCAGCTCTGTTTGGTGGTTATATAAGCACCTTAATGAATTTGAGATAACAACAAAAACTACACGACGTATTACCCAAATTATCATAGGTATTTCACTATTTGCATTGAGTACAGCCATTGTTTTCCGTACAGCATTTCATTGGGCGCATGTTCCGTTTCACTTTGAAGATCAAGTACAATCAATGATAGTACAAGCTAGCCTGTCTATTCTCTGGACATCTATCGCCCTAGCACTGATGATTGCTGGTCATAAAAAAGTTTACAGGGAACTTTGGTTAATTGGCGCTAGCCTAATAGCAGTGGTTGTAGTAAAACTATTTTTTATCGAGTTAAGTAATAGTGGTAGCTTAGCGCGTATTATTTCTTTTACTATAGTGGGCATTTTATTACTGATTGTGGGATACTTCGCTCCTTTACCACCTAAACAACAAGAACCACAAGAAATACCATAG
- a CDS encoding NAD(P)H-dependent glycerol-3-phosphate dehydrogenase: MSYQRTVAVIGGGSFGTALANLLAENGHKVLMWMRDAQQAEIIRTERQSPRYLKGVPIHAAVDPTTDLTKAIKPDLLFIALPSSALREVLKPIASELNNKILVSMTKGIEANTFLLMSQILQELAPQAKIGVLSGPNLAREIAEHALTATVIASEDTSVCQQVQEVLHGRTFRVYASNDRYGVELGGALKNVYAIMSGMTVALGMGENTRATLITRALAEMTRFAVKLGANPMTFLGLAGVGDLLVTCSSPKSRNYQVGYAIGQGLSLEEAVSRLGEVAEGVNTLKVLKAKSDELGIYMPLVTGLYAIIFGGMSLEKVIEKLMLAEPKTDVDFISTEGF, from the coding sequence ATGAGTTATCAGAGAACTGTAGCAGTAATTGGTGGTGGTAGTTTTGGTACAGCATTAGCTAATTTATTGGCAGAAAATGGCCATAAAGTTCTAATGTGGATGCGTGATGCTCAACAGGCAGAGATTATTCGTACTGAACGGCAAAGTCCCCGTTACTTAAAAGGTGTACCTATTCATGCAGCAGTTGATCCAACTACCGATTTAACAAAGGCGATTAAGCCTGACTTACTATTTATTGCTTTACCTTCTAGTGCATTACGTGAAGTATTAAAACCTATTGCCAGTGAGTTAAATAATAAAATATTAGTTAGTATGACTAAAGGAATTGAGGCTAATACTTTTTTATTAATGAGTCAGATTTTACAAGAACTTGCTCCTCAAGCCAAAATAGGGGTGTTATCTGGCCCTAATTTAGCAAGAGAAATAGCAGAGCATGCCTTAACAGCCACAGTAATTGCCAGTGAAGATACTAGTGTTTGCCAACAGGTACAAGAAGTGTTACATGGCCGTACTTTCAGAGTCTATGCCAGCAATGATCGCTATGGTGTTGAGCTAGGTGGGGCTTTAAAAAATGTTTATGCCATCATGTCAGGCATGACGGTAGCATTAGGAATGGGAGAGAATACCCGTGCTACGTTGATTACTCGAGCTTTAGCAGAAATGACGAGGTTTGCAGTAAAACTTGGGGCAAATCCTATGACATTTTTAGGATTGGCAGGTGTAGGAGATTTATTAGTCACTTGTAGTTCTCCTAAGAGTAGAAATTATCAAGTGGGTTATGCTATTGGTCAGGGATTATCTTTAGAAGAGGCTGTAAGTCGTTTAGGTGAAGTAGCTGAGGGAGTTAATACCTTAAAAGTATTAAAAGCAAAATCAGATGAATTAGGGATTTATATGCCTTTAGTAACAGGCTTGTATGCCATTATATTTGGTGGTATGAGTTTAGAGAAGGTAATCGAAAAACTGATGTTAGCAGAGCCTAAAACAGATGTTGATTTTATATCAACAGAGGGTTTTTAA
- the fabB gene encoding beta-ketoacyl-ACP synthase I, giving the protein MRRVVITGLGITSCLGNDKETVSTSLRTSRSGIRFNPEYAEMGLRSNVCGSIDLNLEELIDRKIKRFMGDAAAFSYLAMKQAIADANLTEEQVSNPRVGLIAGSGGASTFNQMEALDTLREKGIKRVGPYRVTRTMGSTVSACLATPFKIKGLNYSVSSACATSAHCIGIAMEQIQMGKQDIVFAGGGEEEHWTQSFLFDAMGALSSQYNDTPEKASRAYDANRDGFVIAGGGGMLVVEELEHALKRGAKIYAELVGYGATSDGYDMVAPSGEGALRCMQQALSTVTGPIDYLNTHGTSTPVGDIAEIKAVREMFKDGKVPPISSTKSLSGHSLGAAGVQEAIYSLLMMEGNFIAGSANIETLDPEVADLPIQTSTVENVTLNHVMSNSFGFGGTNATLVFKRFEK; this is encoded by the coding sequence ATGCGTCGAGTTGTGATTACTGGTTTAGGCATAACCTCTTGCCTAGGCAACGATAAAGAAACTGTTTCTACTAGTCTTCGTACTAGCCGTTCAGGTATCCGTTTTAATCCAGAATATGCGGAAATGGGGTTACGCAGTAATGTTTGTGGGTCAATTGATCTTAATTTAGAAGAGCTTATTGATCGTAAAATTAAACGTTTTATGGGTGACGCTGCTGCCTTCTCCTATTTAGCAATGAAACAGGCTATTGCTGATGCTAATTTAACTGAAGAGCAAGTATCTAACCCTCGTGTTGGTTTAATTGCTGGTAGTGGTGGTGCTTCTACCTTTAATCAAATGGAAGCATTAGATACACTTCGTGAAAAAGGCATTAAACGTGTAGGTCCTTATCGTGTTACCCGTACTATGGGTAGTACAGTATCTGCTTGTTTAGCTACACCTTTTAAAATCAAAGGTCTTAACTACTCTGTTTCGTCAGCTTGCGCTACAAGTGCTCACTGTATTGGAATTGCTATGGAGCAAATCCAAATGGGTAAACAAGACATAGTATTTGCTGGCGGTGGTGAAGAAGAACATTGGACACAATCATTCCTATTTGATGCTATGGGTGCCCTTTCAAGCCAATACAATGATACCCCTGAAAAAGCATCGCGTGCCTATGATGCTAACCGTGATGGTTTCGTTATTGCAGGCGGTGGTGGTATGTTAGTGGTTGAAGAACTAGAACATGCCTTAAAACGTGGCGCTAAAATCTATGCTGAATTAGTAGGTTATGGTGCAACTTCTGATGGTTATGACATGGTTGCACCAAGCGGCGAAGGTGCTCTACGTTGCATGCAACAAGCACTATCTACAGTAACTGGCCCTATTGACTATCTTAACACACATGGCACTTCAACACCTGTAGGTGATATTGCTGAAATTAAAGCAGTTCGTGAAATGTTTAAAGATGGCAAAGTACCTCCTATTAGTTCTACTAAGAGCTTATCAGGTCACTCATTAGGTGCTGCTGGTGTACAAGAAGCTATTTACAGCTTATTGATGATGGAAGGTAACTTTATTGCTGGCTCTGCTAATATTGAAACATTAGATCCAGAAGTAGCAGATTTACCTATCCAAACATCAACAGTAGAAAACGTAACGCTAAACCATGTTATGTCTAATAGCTTCGGTTTCGGTGGCACTAACGCTACTTTAGTGTTCAAACGTTTTGAAAAATAA
- the fadB gene encoding fatty acid oxidation complex subunit alpha FadB, with amino-acid sequence MIYSGKNIKVLMLENNIAELSFDATDSSVNKFDTLTLQELQQAVAAIKVEQSLQGLLITSSKDAFVVGADITEFIPLFREPVAKQKETFTAVHKLFNEIEDLPYPTISVINGLALGGGLEIALTTDFRVMSTTAQIGFPEVGLGICPGYGGTVRSTRLIGLANALTWMTTGKNNKAAVALQLGAVNAVAENDQLKNVAIDLLTKAIKGEIDYKKHRQVKLDPVQVDEVAQQAAFEAAEVANSKMAANYPAAGEIISLLKQNISLARDKALALEVDSFIKLGQTDVAASLIGLFMNEQVIKRKAKAYVKKARPVNYAAVLGAGIMGGGIAYQSAATGTPIFMKDINDHANELGMAEANNILSKNIKRGKITEEQKNDTLQRIHPTLSYEGFDKVDVVIEAVVESPKVKKIVLPEVEASVKETAIVTSNTSTISINLLAQSVKRPENFCGMHFFNPVHAMKLVEVIRGEKTSENTIATIVAYAQKMGKAPIVVNDCPGFLVNRVLFPYLGGLESLIADGADFVHVDKVMEAFGWPMGPAYLSDVIGMDTCWHCQEVLSAGFPDRMKKEGNDAIAVLYKAERLGQKNSKGFYVYSKDNNGRLKKEADSVAYDLLKPLVKQSKEVSDQEILERMMVPFCMETVRCLEEGIVETAAEADMAILYGLGFPRFRGGALRYIDTVGVANFVAMADKYKDLGAIYHVTDKLRVMAKTGQRFFD; translated from the coding sequence ATGATTTACTCAGGTAAAAACATTAAAGTTTTAATGCTCGAAAATAATATTGCTGAGTTAAGTTTTGATGCTACGGATTCATCTGTAAATAAGTTTGATACACTAACTTTGCAAGAGTTACAGCAAGCAGTAGCTGCAATTAAAGTAGAGCAATCACTTCAAGGGTTATTAATAACAAGTAGTAAAGATGCTTTTGTAGTGGGTGCTGATATTACTGAATTTATTCCTCTATTTCGTGAGCCAGTAGCTAAACAAAAAGAAACCTTTACAGCTGTGCACAAATTATTTAATGAAATTGAAGATTTACCTTATCCAACCATTTCTGTTATCAATGGTTTAGCGTTAGGCGGTGGCTTAGAGATAGCGCTAACAACTGATTTTCGTGTGATGAGTACTACTGCGCAAATAGGTTTTCCTGAAGTTGGTTTAGGTATTTGTCCTGGTTATGGTGGAACTGTACGCTCAACCCGTCTAATAGGTTTAGCTAATGCTTTAACATGGATGACTACGGGTAAAAATAATAAAGCAGCTGTTGCATTACAATTAGGTGCAGTCAATGCAGTAGCTGAAAATGATCAATTGAAAAATGTAGCTATTGATTTATTAACAAAAGCGATTAAAGGTGAAATTGATTATAAAAAACATCGTCAAGTTAAACTAGACCCTGTGCAAGTAGATGAAGTAGCTCAGCAGGCGGCTTTTGAGGCAGCAGAGGTTGCTAATAGTAAAATGGCAGCTAATTATCCAGCAGCAGGTGAAATTATTAGTTTATTAAAACAAAATATTAGCTTAGCTCGTGACAAAGCATTAGCGCTAGAGGTGGATAGTTTTATTAAACTAGGTCAAACTGATGTGGCAGCTAGTTTGATTGGCCTATTTATGAATGAGCAGGTGATTAAACGTAAAGCTAAAGCCTATGTAAAGAAAGCACGGCCTGTTAATTATGCAGCAGTATTAGGTGCAGGTATTATGGGTGGTGGTATTGCTTACCAATCAGCAGCTACTGGTACACCTATTTTTATGAAGGATATTAATGACCATGCTAATGAGTTAGGTATGGCAGAAGCTAATAATATTCTTAGTAAAAATATTAAACGTGGCAAGATTACTGAAGAACAAAAAAATGACACACTGCAACGTATTCATCCAACATTAAGTTATGAAGGTTTTGATAAAGTAGATGTGGTGATTGAGGCTGTAGTAGAAAGTCCTAAAGTTAAGAAAATAGTATTGCCAGAGGTAGAGGCGAGTGTAAAAGAAACCGCTATTGTTACTTCAAATACTTCTACTATTTCTATTAATTTATTAGCACAATCAGTAAAACGCCCTGAGAATTTTTGTGGGATGCATTTCTTTAACCCTGTGCATGCCATGAAATTAGTAGAAGTAATTCGTGGTGAGAAAACCAGTGAAAATACCATTGCAACTATTGTGGCTTATGCACAAAAAATGGGTAAGGCTCCTATTGTTGTTAATGATTGTCCTGGGTTTTTAGTCAATCGAGTGTTATTTCCTTATTTAGGCGGATTAGAGTCTTTAATTGCTGATGGTGCTGATTTTGTACATGTAGATAAGGTAATGGAAGCGTTTGGTTGGCCGATGGGGCCTGCTTATCTATCTGATGTGATTGGTATGGATACTTGTTGGCATTGCCAAGAAGTATTATCTGCCGGTTTCCCTGATCGCATGAAAAAAGAAGGTAATGATGCTATTGCTGTTCTTTATAAAGCAGAACGTTTAGGGCAAAAGAATAGTAAAGGTTTCTATGTATATAGCAAAGATAATAATGGTAGACTTAAAAAAGAAGCAGATTCAGTAGCTTATGATCTGTTAAAACCATTAGTTAAACAGTCAAAAGAAGTATCTGATCAAGAGATTCTTGAAAGGATGATGGTACCATTTTGTATGGAAACAGTCCGTTGCTTAGAAGAAGGTATTGTTGAAACAGCGGCAGAGGCTGATATGGCAATACTTTATGGCTTAGGTTTTCCAAGATTTAGAGGTGGTGCTTTGCGTTATATTGATACTGTAGGGGTAGCCAACTTTGTTGCTATGGCTGATAAATATAAGGACTTAGGTGCTATTTATCATGTTACTGATAAGTTACGTGTGATGGCTAAAACAGGTCAGCGTTTTTTTGATTAA
- a CDS encoding amidohydrolase, which produces MRNLEDLNIALVQTDLVWQNPEANKAHFDKQFAQITNTDIIVLPEMFTTGFSMDAEKLAESEDGQTIQWLRQSAIQLQSVVTGSLIIRTNDNKYFNRLFWARPDGTMVQYDKRHLFRMANEHMHYSAGEYQLLVEHKGWKIRPLICYDLRFPVWSRDPYNTDLLLYVANWPSARRQQWNRLLPARAIENLCYTAGVNRIGKDGKGYPYSGDSQLFDYLGEQLVTCEDKAGVFNYTLSGSKLLAFRESFPAYQDADMFELK; this is translated from the coding sequence ATGCGCAATTTAGAAGATTTAAATATTGCTTTAGTTCAAACTGATTTGGTTTGGCAAAACCCTGAAGCTAATAAAGCTCATTTTGATAAACAATTTGCACAAATTACTAATACTGACATTATTGTTTTGCCTGAAATGTTTACTACTGGCTTTTCAATGGATGCAGAAAAACTAGCTGAGTCAGAAGATGGTCAGACTATTCAATGGTTAAGACAATCAGCCATTCAATTACAATCTGTTGTGACAGGCAGTTTAATTATTCGTACTAATGATAATAAGTACTTTAATCGGTTATTTTGGGCAAGACCTGATGGCACTATGGTGCAATATGATAAACGCCATCTATTTCGAATGGCTAATGAACATATGCACTACTCTGCTGGTGAATATCAACTGTTAGTTGAACATAAGGGTTGGAAAATTCGCCCTCTTATTTGTTATGACCTACGCTTCCCAGTCTGGAGTCGTGATCCTTATAATACAGATTTATTATTATATGTTGCTAATTGGCCCTCTGCTCGACGTCAACAATGGAATCGTTTACTACCTGCTAGAGCCATAGAAAACTTATGTTATACAGCAGGTGTTAACCGTATCGGTAAAGATGGCAAAGGCTACCCTTATAGTGGCGATAGCCAACTGTTTGATTATCTTGGTGAGCAATTAGTCACTTGTGAAGATAAAGCAGGAGTTTTTAACTATACCTTATCGGGCAGTAAACTATTAGCATTTCGTGAGTCTTTTCCTGCTTATCAAGACGCCGATATGTTTGAATTAAAATAA
- a CDS encoding pyridoxal phosphate-dependent aminotransferase — MSFYSKLPNLGTTIFTQMSQLAAETGAINLSQGFPDFDSPLALREAVSEYTLSGHNQYAPMIGIQSLREQIAKKIQYFYNKQLNETTEITVTPGATQAIFCAIQAVIKTGEEVIVFDPCYDSYEPAVTLAAGRCIHIPLQLPHFTIDWQQLRDAITAKTRLIIINTPHNPSGATLTAQDLQQLADIIRDKDIYLIGDEVYEHLVFDQAVHHSLLTHDELFERSFVISSFGKSFHVTGWKIGYVAAPAALTAEFRKIHQYVSFATVTPLQFALADFMAKQPNHLIELPDFYQQKRDLFCSLLTASKFTFTPTPSTYFQLLDYSRIKPDFNDLQMVEWLVKKHSIAAIPISVFCQQPPQSLRLVRLCFAKKDDTLRQAAERLCAI; from the coding sequence ATGTCTTTTTATAGCAAATTACCTAATCTAGGTACTACCATCTTTACCCAGATGTCACAATTGGCAGCGGAAACTGGTGCTATCAATCTATCTCAAGGTTTTCCAGACTTTGATAGTCCCCTAGCATTACGTGAAGCAGTCAGTGAATATACCTTATCAGGCCATAATCAATATGCACCAATGATTGGTATACAATCACTAAGGGAACAAATAGCTAAAAAAATTCAGTATTTCTATAATAAGCAACTCAACGAAACCACTGAAATCACCGTTACACCAGGTGCTACGCAAGCTATATTTTGTGCTATCCAAGCAGTGATTAAAACAGGTGAGGAAGTTATTGTATTTGACCCTTGTTACGATAGTTATGAACCTGCTGTTACATTAGCAGCCGGTCGTTGCATTCATATTCCTCTGCAATTGCCACATTTCACTATTGACTGGCAACAATTAAGAGATGCAATTACCGCTAAAACTCGTCTTATTATCATTAATACTCCCCATAACCCTAGTGGAGCAACATTAACGGCACAAGACTTACAACAATTAGCTGATATTATTCGTGATAAAGATATTTATTTAATCGGTGATGAAGTTTATGAACACCTTGTGTTTGATCAAGCTGTTCACCATAGCTTACTCACTCATGATGAATTATTTGAACGTTCTTTTGTTATAAGCTCTTTTGGCAAAAGTTTCCATGTAACAGGTTGGAAAATAGGCTATGTTGCAGCACCAGCAGCATTAACAGCAGAGTTTCGTAAAATACATCAATATGTTAGCTTTGCAACCGTTACCCCCCTCCAATTCGCCTTAGCTGATTTTATGGCAAAACAGCCTAACCACTTAATAGAGCTACCTGATTTTTACCAACAAAAAAGGGATCTATTTTGTAGTTTATTAACAGCCTCTAAGTTTACTTTTACACCGACGCCCAGCACCTACTTCCAATTACTAGACTATAGTCGAATCAAACCAGACTTTAACGACCTACAAATGGTAGAATGGCTAGTCAAAAAACATAGCATAGCCGCAATTCCTATTTCTGTATTTTGTCAACAACCACCTCAATCATTGCGATTAGTTCGCCTATGTTTTGCCAAAAAAGATGACACGCTACGTCAAGCAGCGGAGAGATTATGCGCAATTTAG
- the fabA gene encoding 3-hydroxyacyl-[acyl-carrier-protein] dehydratase FabA, whose protein sequence is MTPQHSYSYEDLLKCSRGELFGPGNAQLPAPNMLMMDRIININSTGGKYGKGEIIAELDIRPDLWFFQCHFIGDPVMPGCLGLDALWQLVGFYLGWQGNPGRGRALGAGEVKFSGQVVPTAKKITYHIHIKRTINRSLILAIADGSVSVDGKEIYTADSLRVGLFTSTDNF, encoded by the coding sequence ATGACACCACAACACAGTTATTCCTATGAAGATTTGCTTAAATGCAGTCGAGGAGAGCTGTTTGGTCCGGGCAACGCTCAATTACCTGCGCCCAATATGTTGATGATGGACCGAATTATTAATATCAACTCTACAGGGGGCAAATATGGCAAGGGAGAAATCATTGCAGAACTTGATATTCGCCCTGATCTATGGTTTTTTCAATGCCACTTCATCGGCGACCCTGTGATGCCTGGCTGTCTTGGCTTAGATGCTTTATGGCAGTTAGTTGGTTTTTATCTGGGTTGGCAAGGTAATCCTGGTCGTGGCAGAGCGCTTGGTGCTGGTGAGGTAAAATTTTCAGGTCAAGTTGTTCCAACTGCGAAAAAAATAACCTACCATATTCATATTAAACGTACTATTAATCGTTCATTAATATTAGCCATCGCAGATGGTAGTGTTAGCGTAGATGGAAAAGAAATCTATACTGCTGACAGTTTACGTGTTGGCTTATTTACTTCCACTGACAACTTCTAA